CGGAAGAGGGCCGGCACTGGCTGCCGGAGGAGTTTCGCAAACGGATGGATCCCGCCTCGGAGTTCCAGCCCGAGTTGCAGGCGCTCGTGAACGCGCCCCCGGGCGCCTCCGTGCGCGTGCTCGACGTCGGCGCCGGGCCACTGACAACGCTCGGGAAGCGCTGGCCGGGGCGCGAGTTGAAGATCACCGCCGTGGATCCGCTCGCGGATCGATACCGCGCGATGCTTGGCCGGCTTGGGTTGAGGCCTCCGATCGAGACGACCGCCGCACATGGCGAGAAACTGCGGGAGCAGTTCCAGGGCGGCGAGTTTGACCTCGCTTACTCGAGCAACGCCTTGGACCACAGTTACGACCCTGTCGCCGCCATCCGGCAGATGATCGAGGTCGTCAAGCCCGGCGGACACGTCTATCTCTGGCACTTCGCCAACGAGGGATTGGCCGAGGGATACACGGGGCTGCATCAGTGGAATTTCGACGTTCGTGGCGGAGATTTGCTCGTGAGCGACGGGAGAAGATCGGTGTCACTTGCCGCCGAGGTCGGCGGTGCGGCGACATTGCGCTGCGAAGAAACCACGGCGTTCGGCAAGCGGGTGGTGATCGCGATCTTGTCGAAGGCCAAGGCTGCGTGAGCGGGGCGGGGCGCAGGCTTCCCTCGGGCGCGCCGCGAACGTATCGTCGCCGCCACATGCACTCGCTACACAAGGCTGCACGGCTCTGCGGACGGATGGTCCGGATCGTTTGCACAAACCCGAGGCGGCTCTCGCATGTGCTCGGCACGGCGCTCGCCGCGAGCGCCGAGGTGTCGGACCGCTCGGTGGACTTGCTCCGGTTTCCCACCGTGACGGTCAATGAATTGCTGCCGGAGTCGGGCCCGGAATGGCGGGCCACGCTCGCGCTGTTTCCCACGGCCAAGGCGTCCGTCTCCGTCCTCGAATCGGTCTGTCTCCTGTTGCTCATGAAGCGCTCAAATGCCACGGCGGTGTTTGAGTTCGGGACCTACAAAGGCGTGTCGATCACGCAGTTTGCACTCAACCTCCCGGCCGACAGCCGCATGTTCACACTCGATCTGCCGGAGTCGGATGCGTCCAGCCGCTTTCCGATTTCCATCCCGAAAGACGCCGCCATCGCGAGCGAGCCGGGCAAGGGATCCCTGGTGCCTCCGGACTTGAAGCCGCGAATCACTTTCATCGCCCGGGATTCCGCGACCTTCGACGCCGAACCGCATGCGGGTCAGTTCGACTTTGTATTCGTGGACGGCGCCCACAACGCCGAATACGTCCGAAACGACTCCGAGAAGGGCTGGCGGATGCTGCGCCCCGGTGGGATCATCACGTGGCACGATTGCGCGGTCGCGGACCCGGATGTTGTGCGCTTCCTGCTCGGGTGCCCCTACAAACCCACGCGCATCCGGGATACGTCTCTGGCGTTTGCGGTGAAGTCGTAGGTTGTCGCTGCCCCCGGGTTCTTTCACCGGAACAGCCGCGCAATCCCGCGACGGACATCTCCCAACCACTCCAGCGTGTCGAACGAGCACGCATCGAAAACCGCCGGAAGCCGGCGCGTCCCCGCCGAGGAGACGCGCTTCGCGTCTGCGATGTGGCGGACGAACGCGCCAAAGAGCCGCAGGTAGTCGTCGCCCGTGTGCGGTTCGGCGGCGCGGACACATCGCCCGCGCAACTCGGCGAACTCAGGCTCGGGCAACGTCGCAAGTCGTGCCAAGGTCGCCGCGGCTTGATCCATGCGCCCCGGTTCATAAAGCAGGCCATCCGCAATGCCAGCGACAAGAGCGTCCCCGCCGCTGGCAATCCGCGGATACACCGGCACCACGCCTGCGGACAGCGCTTCCAGCAGCGCAATCGGCGTCCCTTCGTAGTCGCTTGTGAAGATGATGGCGTCCCATCCCCTCAACACGCGCCAGTAACTGGCGCCCTCAAGTCGGCCGTGGGAAACAACCCGCCGGTTGCTTGGGGACCGCCGGTCGAGCGCAACCCGCTCCGGACCATCGCCGAGAATCTCGAACTGATATTCCAATCCCGTCTGATCGAGTGCATCACAGAGGCCCGGGAAGCGGTCCACGCGTTTTTGCTCCACGATGAGGCGGCCGCAATACCCGATCACGAACGGCTTGCCGGCTCCCTTCCGCCGGGGCGAATCCTGAACGGACGGCGAAATCGGATAGGGAACCGCCAGCACGCGATCCGCCGTGAGCGCGGGCACGCTCCGAAGCACGACCGGGACGAGCGTGGGAGACACGCAGAGGACGCCGTCCAGCAATGCGCCCACGCGAGAAAGCAACCGTTCGAGGGCCGGAACGTCCCCGTGCTGAACCAGGATTCGTCGTGCGGCCTGATCCATTCCTGCCAGATGATCCATGGCCCACATCCCGTGCCAGACTGCCACTTCAGGAGATGCCGCCTCGCAAGCCTTGCGGAGACGCTCGCGCGCGCAGCCGAGCGTGCTTCGGCCATGCAGTCCCAGGAAGGCGACGTTCTCCACGGGCGGCATTTCCCCTTCGTGGTAGATCACGAACGTGGAATCCAGCGAATGCCGCGCGTCATGCGCGTGGTGGTGCCGAAGCACGGACTCGACGCCGCCCAAGCCGCGAAACGTCGGGAACAGGTGGGTGATTCGAGTGGGCCGCACGCGCTGATTATGTGCGCCAGCCCCGCGCGCGACAGTTCATTTCGCGCAGCACCAGTGCGTGCAGGGCGGTCGTCGCCCGCCCGGGCTCGCGCACAAAGCCACGGTCAAGCCGGTGTCACGGGCGTCGGACGCGGGACGTTGGGCTCGGTCTCGTAGCTCAAAGGCGGGATGACCTTGCCGTCGCCGGTCTTGATGGCGCGGGTCTTTTCGTCGTAGAGGAGCGTGAGGTTGAGCCGCTCGGCCATCTCGGCGAGGCACAGCGCGACCTGCCCGCGGATCGCAAGCTCGATGTCGGCCAGGGGTTTCTTGCCGGTCCGGATGCTCGTGAAGAAGTCCGCGTGCAACCGCTCGGTGCGGTCGGTCGGCAGCTCGCTTTGGAAGACTTCCGTCTCCATTTCGTCGGTGAACGGCCGCTCGGGCTTGAGCTCGACCTTGTTCTGGCTCGACGCAAACGAGAGTGTCGCCTTGAGGCCGCGCAAGGTGTCGGGCAGCCCGACTTCGTTCACCGTGCTGCCGGCGACCAGCATCGTGAAGCCGCTTGGGAACTCCGCGAGGATGTGCGTGGTGTCGGTGATTTCGCGGTCGAGCGATATCTTGCGCGAGCCGGTGCAGACGACCCGGCGCGGATACTCGGGGTTCCCCGTGGCGAGCATCATCGGGTAGAAGCGGTGCGGCAGGAGGTTGCCGATGATGCCGGAGTTGTAGGCGTAGAACTTGTGCCACGAGAAATAGTGCTCGGGCGTGAATGGAACCTTCTTGGCCCGGCCGAGCCAGCGGTTCCATTCGAGCGTCGTGGGCGTGGCGTCCTTGTCGATCGGATAGGTCCACTCGCTCTTCGGGTAGTTGTTCCGGCAGAAACTGCCCTGGCTCCACACGAGCGGGCCGAGCTTGCCGGCCTTGATCCACTCGGCGGCCTTGTGCCACTTGGGATCGGCGCAACCCTGCGAACCGACGCAATACACGCTCTTGGACTTCTTCACCGCGTCATACACTTGGAACGCCTCGTCCAGGTAGCGCGTCATCGGCTTCTCGCAGTAGACGTGCTTGCCCGCCGCGATGGCGTCGATCGTGTGTTGCGCGTGGTGGTTGTCGATCGAGGCGACGAGGACGGCGTCCACATCCTTGCGTTCGAGGAGCTGGCGGTGGTCGCTGTAGACATCGGAGTCGGAGGCGTTGATCAGCGCTTTCGCCGCATGGGCGCGCTTCTGAAAGACATCGCATACGGCGGCCTGCGCGATGTTGTTGTCTTTCATGAATTT
The genomic region above belongs to Verrucomicrobiota bacterium and contains:
- a CDS encoding class I SAM-dependent methyltransferase; its protein translation is MHSLHKAARLCGRMVRIVCTNPRRLSHVLGTALAASAEVSDRSVDLLRFPTVTVNELLPESGPEWRATLALFPTAKASVSVLESVCLLLLMKRSNATAVFEFGTYKGVSITQFALNLPADSRMFTLDLPESDASSRFPISIPKDAAIASEPGKGSLVPPDLKPRITFIARDSATFDAEPHAGQFDFVFVDGAHNAEYVRNDSEKGWRMLRPGGIITWHDCAVADPDVVRFLLGCPYKPTRIRDTSLAFAVKS
- a CDS encoding glycosyltransferase gives rise to the protein MRPTRITHLFPTFRGLGGVESVLRHHHAHDARHSLDSTFVIYHEGEMPPVENVAFLGLHGRSTLGCARERLRKACEAASPEVAVWHGMWAMDHLAGMDQAARRILVQHGDVPALERLLSRVGALLDGVLCVSPTLVPVVLRSVPALTADRVLAVPYPISPSVQDSPRRKGAGKPFVIGYCGRLIVEQKRVDRFPGLCDALDQTGLEYQFEILGDGPERVALDRRSPSNRRVVSHGRLEGASYWRVLRGWDAIIFTSDYEGTPIALLEALSAGVVPVYPRIASGGDALVAGIADGLLYEPGRMDQAAATLARLATLPEPEFAELRGRCVRAAEPHTGDDYLRLFGAFVRHIADAKRVSSAGTRRLPAVFDACSFDTLEWLGDVRRGIARLFR
- a CDS encoding Gfo/Idh/MocA family oxidoreductase, which produces MSTTPPPSSPAAGNRRGFIKKSAAAAAAAAVVNPFKTPVYGQNKAPSTGRVIGANDRIVMAYIGTGSRGTSHIKDQTKFMKDNNIAQAAVCDVFQKRAHAAKALINASDSDVYSDHRQLLERKDVDAVLVASIDNHHAQHTIDAIAAGKHVYCEKPMTRYLDEAFQVYDAVKKSKSVYCVGSQGCADPKWHKAAEWIKAGKLGPLVWSQGSFCRNNYPKSEWTYPIDKDATPTTLEWNRWLGRAKKVPFTPEHYFSWHKFYAYNSGIIGNLLPHRFYPMMLATGNPEYPRRVVCTGSRKISLDREITDTTHILAEFPSGFTMLVAGSTVNEVGLPDTLRGLKATLSFASSQNKVELKPERPFTDEMETEVFQSELPTDRTERLHADFFTSIRTGKKPLADIELAIRGQVALCLAEMAERLNLTLLYDEKTRAIKTGDGKVIPPLSYETEPNVPRPTPVTPA